The stretch of DNA CTTGGATGCGAGAAGTCCGCGCCATGACCCGCGAGGTGGGTGAGAAACGAGGCCGGCCGTTGCTGCTTTCCGCACGTATCATGGCCCGCCCCCAACAAAACTTGGCCATCGGCCTCGACCCGGTCACTTGGGCCAAAGAGGGGCTGATTGACTTTGTCGAAGTCTCGCACTATTTGCGGAACGATTTCCCGCTGCCGATCCAGGAATACCGCAAACTCATGCCGGCGGAGCTGCCGATCTATGCCTCGGTTGAAGTGGAAAAGGAGAGCGACCGATATCGCCGCATCGCCCGCCAGTTGTATGACGACGGCGTCGATGGATTGATGATGTTCAACTACTTCACCCGCCGCGAAGGGGGCGTGGAACCTAATTTCACGCTGTTTAATGAACTCAGCGACCCGGCATTGCTCAAGCCGGTTGCTCCTTAATTGCCCTCGTTGACCGCAACCCCTCCATCGTGCTTGCCGTTTGCGGACGATCCCGGCAGAATGAGACATTGAGAATGATGTTGCGTCTTGTTCAGTCGACCCGGAGCAAACCCCCATGGCAACCAATGCCGTCTTAATATCATTGTGTTCGTTCGCAGTGCTGATTTTGGCCTATTTTACTTACGGCCGATTTTTGGCGCGGCGCATTTTTCGTTTGGATCCCAACCGCCCCACGCCGGCGCATACCAAACAGGATGGCGTCGACTATGTTCCGACAAAAATCCCCGTCTTATTCGGGCATCATTTTGCCTCGATCGCTGGTCTCGGTCCGATTTTGGGGCCGGCGATTGCCGTGATTTGGGGATGGGGGCCGGCGGTGTTGTGGGTCGTCTGCGGCTGCATCTTCATGGGAGCCGTGCATGACTTGGGCGCACTGACTGTTAGCCTGCGCTATCAAGGGCGTTCCATCGGCGATGTCTGCAGCGACTTGATTGGTCACCGGGCGCGGTTTTTGTTTTTGCTGATCATCTTTTTTCTGATGTCGTTGGCGATGGGGGCATTCGTCAACGCCATCTCGGCGCTGTTTGTTAAATTCCACCCCGGTGCGATCATTCCTTCGTTTGGATTGATGTTGGTGGCAATGTGTATCGGCATTGCCGTGTATCGCTTGCGTGTGGGGCTTGGCCCCGCGACGGTTGTGGGGCTGATTGCTTTTGGCGGATTGATTTATTGGGGCGTGCAACAACCGTTGCCCACGTATCAGTGGTTCGCCTCAGACGTCACGCAGCAGTTGCTTACCGAGAGTCGTAACGCGGGAGCCGATGTCGACCATGGTTCCATTGCTGCGGCTCAAGTCTTGCAAGAGAGCGGTCATGAATCCGCCGCCGCTGATCTGACAGCTGCTGCAACGACGGCCAGCCGCACGTGGATTTACGTGCTGCTGGGCTATGGATTCATCGCGTCGGTCCTGCCCGTGTGGTTGTTGCTCCAGCCGCGGGACTACATCAACAGCTTTCAACTTTATCTGGCGCTGGCGTTATTGGTGGCCGGCTTGTTGGTTGCCGCGGCGACGGGGTCGGATTTCAACGTGATTGATGCGGCCATGATTCGGGACGATCCGCAAATGGGAGCGCCGCCGATGGTGCCGTTTTTGTTTGTCACGATTGCCTGCGGAGCGGTGAGCGGGTTTCACAGTCTGGTTTCCAGCGGTACCACGGTGCGGCAATTGGATCGTGAAACCGATGCCTTGCCGATTGGTTTTGGCGCCATGCTCACCGAAGGGGCACTCGCGATATTGGTCATCATGGCCTGCGTTGCCGGATTGGGCAGCCAAGCTTGGGAAGCGGGTGGCGCGTATGCGAGTTGGGGCGGGATCGGCAAAGGAGGATTGGGCGTGCAGTTGGATGCCGTCATTCACGGCGGCGCCAATTTTCTAAGCGAAGTTGGCGTGAGCGAACGATTCGGACAAGCCTTCTTGGCAGTCACCATCGTGGCCTTTGCCATGACGACCTTAGATTCCGCCACGCGACTATTACGCTTCAACGTCGAGGAGATTTTCCGCTCGATCAAACTAGAACCGCTCGCCAACCGATATTTTGCCTCGTTGATCGCGGTGGGGGGCATTGCCCTGTTTGCGCAACCGCAAGGTGCGGCACTGTGGGTGTTGTTCGGCACCACGAATCAATTGCTTGCCGGTTTGACGTTGCTGACAGTGAGCCTGTTTCTCTTCAAACTGCGGCGACCGATTATCTATACGCTCATTCCGATGGGAATGATGTTGGTGATGACCGCCTGGGCCATGGCGATTCAACTCAAAGGGTTTTACAAAGACGAGCAGTGGCTGCTGTTTGGCGTTTCGGTGGTGGTTGTCTTGATGACGACTTGGCTGGTGATTGAAGCCATTTTGTCGTTCTGCCGGGGTCGTGGTGGGTTGAGTATCGCACATGATGATGAGGACCCACACGACGACCAGTCGGAAGTCGTATCCGCCACTCATCTGGGATAAGGTGGGTCCGACCAACTAGACGAAGTACGAGGAACCGGCCATGCCGTCGGAAACCAATTCAGTCCCCCAGGTCTCGATCATCCTCATTCGTGAGACCGCCGAACAGATGTCCGGTAGCGGATGTTGCGGGCGGGTCGCTGGAGATCCATGCCTGACTGGCAGCAGAGATGCCTTTCAGGAAGTCCGCCGTCAGCAAGAAGCATTCGGGATCTTGCATCGGGCCGTGGTGGAGTTTTTCGCAGAGCAGCAGCAGCGGGGAGAATTGACGATCGTCACGGTCGATCCCCGCAATCAGCCGTATCTGATACCCAAGTTGCTGAAGGATGTGTGGCGGTACCGTCCCGGTTGGGGTAAAGGCTTGTGTTCCACGCTGCAGTTTTTTTCGCTGCCGGCGGTGATCGTCAACGGCCGAATTCTCAGCCGTCGCGGGCGATTGCTGGATCCTGATGCTTTGTGCCATGCAGTCAATGAAATTCTGACGGTATCAAAGGCACAATCGCTACGTCAGGAATACTCCTAACATGTTGGCAGTCTGATGATTTGCGTGAATGCAAATTTTGCTGCGTGATTCCGCCAAGAATCCAGGCAGGCAATCGTCACAGATGGCATCAGCGTAATAGATTAACCGCAGATTTGCGTTAACGTTCGTTTTTGTCAAAGCAGACTCCTCTAGCGAGATAGCGGTGACGATTATTCAAGACGTCTCCTTAAACATTTCATTATGTCAGGGGTGCGCATCCAAAAAGTCGTGGACACTTAGTCGGCCGCTTCTTTCCTGCAAAAAGTTTGTCGGGGCTTGAATCGGTTTTCTGTCGTTGCCGATCGCAGCGAATTGCGACAATGCTCATCCGTGCGAGGTGGTATGAGGAAACGTTGGCGAAGGACACCTCAGCGGTGCGCGTTCGCTGCCGGAAGTCGCACGATGCCGAAAACGAACGCCCTGAGCGTTCGCCTTCGGCACAGCGCGGCGGCCAAAAATTTGTTGAGGCAGGGTTTCC from Symmachiella dynata encodes:
- a CDS encoding carbon starvation protein A, encoding MATNAVLISLCSFAVLILAYFTYGRFLARRIFRLDPNRPTPAHTKQDGVDYVPTKIPVLFGHHFASIAGLGPILGPAIAVIWGWGPAVLWVVCGCIFMGAVHDLGALTVSLRYQGRSIGDVCSDLIGHRARFLFLLIIFFLMSLAMGAFVNAISALFVKFHPGAIIPSFGLMLVAMCIGIAVYRLRVGLGPATVVGLIAFGGLIYWGVQQPLPTYQWFASDVTQQLLTESRNAGADVDHGSIAAAQVLQESGHESAAADLTAAATTASRTWIYVLLGYGFIASVLPVWLLLQPRDYINSFQLYLALALLVAGLLVAAATGSDFNVIDAAMIRDDPQMGAPPMVPFLFVTIACGAVSGFHSLVSSGTTVRQLDRETDALPIGFGAMLTEGALAILVIMACVAGLGSQAWEAGGAYASWGGIGKGGLGVQLDAVIHGGANFLSEVGVSERFGQAFLAVTIVAFAMTTLDSATRLLRFNVEEIFRSIKLEPLANRYFASLIAVGGIALFAQPQGAALWVLFGTTNQLLAGLTLLTVSLFLFKLRRPIIYTLIPMGMMLVMTAWAMAIQLKGFYKDEQWLLFGVSVVVVLMTTWLVIEAILSFCRGRGGLSIAHDDEDPHDDQSEVVSATHLG